One region of Drosophila kikkawai strain 14028-0561.14 chromosome 2R, DkikHiC1v2, whole genome shotgun sequence genomic DNA includes:
- the rig gene encoding gem-associated protein 5 translates to MNSQVTYHNVPTPPSNGALAAATPDGGFLYAGLRCINYIAAPPACGNEQVLVATMSTRINILALDVSPMWGAPNKQFAIVGDDLSVQVWDCLLGEAVTGHKAHQHQQEARDSRSVYHTASSVLMSYRANGSILSIDANDLVIYCAASNSYCRRPTFLSPRNHQLTQLRASPYNDNIFAVGTAMGNVLVCDLLKMGVVYKFTGHKSPICGLSWQEVNAPLEENLNELSSRAEQWRSRNGKEEEKSKPKPPPLLKSRAAESDDLFDIYNFDHLEGEFGAPTAERRKSTEICGDFVGLEKPASTAALDYVEACENMKADLMAHKQDDSLEHVEVTLNDCEPTKPSGPLSDASTASNRQDISDSTEGSLEVIQYSSSSDDAVIVDGEAAKPKREVLHHIYHQAEVHASETETPQAKPEPPSNLQVTAAGSTETLSSSVTTRPDILLASIDGNEVMMIWNANTGAHSGRNYSKSKATGKLNNVFWLSGDTIVSLSRNQLFFWSLEFDRKMLRYKISKDRVHSCREQDIFTFACHPNKKEIWLCKNNRQIVTMKPQTGQVSATYGTVHLGVRAMAECPDDMNKIALGCSDRRIGIFDISKLSTSCLPIDSVFVNTNVYSLAWSPDCLQLAFGTFEGTVGILDVEMMKVKTVLRTPQKKEVYSLVWQDHYIYFIVNRQLGIFDLDKIKGDPYMLNHISRPSYLSVRGSFLFIGTDDGMLQLHERTSGAGQAWSPFIRQSALLSRYVCDIVWSPLDNNKFAVAGNDKFIYVMEFQPADRNWTTLHTFTANADKASVTSLRWSQSKVNILLSFHIEGKVCMWNTNEPEKPPLTITYHCPMWCGMFLPSNENIIMCSGKAISIELIDIKTALAENEKTICSKVDPLLKVKWASKSLNLPYAPVLTKNDKKRQRRNQRNRESRVEAEAPSKNVEKAKESEAPASENLTKDSLENETPVEEMLEALSLDKKQQLNTTKECLKCKELESNNPPDSLLIHSRTCLYLAGKELNKSALEKLAIVLTEDAAKIDKSVLISKLFSTKVTAKKLISIELSNLKQSNTKDISPLSLVISTFKLREELEEHMANKTLTEWHLSVAPSVSFALWQDCCRVYAKQMEENGYIMHAATYLLSLGMQKEAIELFLANEYYKEALVHARICLPATDPIIKTIINRWLDQLEGTGNYAAAALICVLDNEMLRGYTFLRKFRNCTPEIADLMEQIKRIGQLGAVLDSCAPAEQPEQNGAAAACVIEETE, encoded by the exons ATGAACTCGCAGGTAACGTACCACAACGTGCCCACTCCGCCGTCCAACGGAGCGCTGGCGGCGGCGACTCCGGACGGGGGATTTCTGTACGCCGGCTTGCGCTGTATTAACTACATAGCGGCTCCGCCGGCATGCGGCAACGAGCAGGTTCTGGTGGCGACCATGTCAACGCGCATCAACATTTTGGCCCTCGACGTGAGCCCTATGTGGGGCGCCCCGAACAAGCAGTTCGCCATAGTCGGCGATGACTTGAGCGTGCAGGTCTGGGACTGCCTACTGGGCGAGGCTGTCACCGGGCACAAGGCTCACCAGCATCAGCAAGAGGCGCGCGACTCCCGATCAGTCTACCACACCGCCAGCTCCGTGCTGATGAGCTATCGGGCCAACGGGAGCATACTGTCGATAGATGCCAACGACCTGGTCATCTATTGCGCGGCCTCAAACTCATACTGCCGCCGGCCGACGTTCCTGTCGCCCCGGAACCATCAGCTCACCCAGCTGCGCGCTTCCCCCTACAACGACAACATATTTGCCGTGGGAACTGCAATGGGAAACGTTCTGGTCTGCGACTTGCTCAAGATGGGCGTCGTCTACAAGTTCACTGGCCACAAATCACCGATCTGCGGCCTATCCTGGCAAGAGGTGAACGCTCCCCTGGAGGAGAACCTCAATGAGCTGTCCTCGAGAGCTGAGCAGTGGCGCAGTCGCAATGGTAAAGAGGAGGAGAAGTCCAAGCCGAAACCACCGCCGCTGCTTAAATCCCGGGCCGCCGAATCCGACGATTTGTTTGACATTTACAACTTTGATCATCTGGAGGGTGAGTTCGGGGCACCCACTGCAGAGCGACGCAAATCTACCGAAATCTGCGGAGACTTTGTTGGCCTGGAGAAGCCAGCCAGTACCGCTGCCCTGGATTACGTGGAAGCCTGCGAGAACATGAAGGCGGATCTGATGGCTCATAAACAGGACGATAGCCTTGAGCACGTAGAAGTCACCTTGAATGACTGTGAACCCACGAAGCCTTCGGGCCCGCTGAGCGATGCAAGCACCGCCAGCAATCGCCAGGATATCAGCGATTCCACCGAAGGCAGTCTGGAGGTCATTCAATACAGTTCCTCCAGCGACGATGCTGTGATCGTCGATGGAGAGGCCGCAAAGCCCAAACGCGAGGTGCTGCATCACATCTACCACCAGGCCGAGGTCCATGCCTCAGAAACCGAAACACCTCAGGCCAAGCCCGAGCCGCCGAGCAATCTCCAAGTGACGGCTGCTGGCAGTACCGAAACACTTAGCTCGTCAGTGACCACACGGCCCGACATTCTGCTGGCCTCCATTGACGGGAATGAGGTCATGATGATCTGGAACGCCAACACGGGAGCCCATTCCGGGAGGAACTACAGCAAGAGCAAGGCCACGGGCAAGCTCAACAACGTCTTTTGGCTGAGCGGCGATACCATAGTGAGCCTCAGTCGTAACCAGTTGTTCTTCTGGTCCCTGGAGTTTGACCGCAAGATGCTGCGCTACAAGATTAGCAAGGACCGAGTCCACAGTTGCCGGGAGCAGGATATCTTTACGTTTGCCTGTCACCCCAACAAGAAGGAGATATGGTTGTGCAAGAACAATCGCCAGATTGTTACAATGAAACCCCAAACTGGCCAAGTGAGTGCCACCTATGGCACAGTGCATCTCGGAGTGCGGGCAATGGCCGAGTGTCCGGATGATATGAACAA AATCGCTTTGGGTTGCTCTGACCGCCGTATTGGCATCTTTGACATTTCAAAGCTCTCGACCAGCTGCCTTCCCATCGACAGCGTGTTTGTCAACACCAATGTGTACTCCCTGGCCTGGAGTCCCGACTGTTTGCAGCTGGCCTTTGGCACCTTTGAGGGAACT GTGGGCATCCTTGATGTGGAGATGATGAAGGTTAAGACCGTCTTGAGGACGCCGCAGAAGAAGGAAGTGTACTCCCTGGTCTGGCAGGACCACTACATCTACTTTATCGTGAATCGCCAGCTCGGCATCTTTGACTTGGACAAAATAAAGGGCG ATCCCTACATGCTAAACCACATCTCTCGGCCCAGCTACCTCAGCGTTCGTGGATCGTTTCTTTTCATTGGCACCGATGATGGCATGTTGCAGCTGCATGAACGCACCAGTGGAGCCGGCCAGGCCTGGAGTCCGTTCATCCGCCAGTCGGCCCTGCTGTCACGTTATGTGTGCGACATCGTGTGGAGTCCCTTGGACAATAATAAATTCGCTGTGGCGGGCAATGACAAGTTTATATACGTAATGGAGTTCCAACCGGCGGATCGCAATTGGACAACGCTTCACACTTTCACGGCCAATGCAGATAAGGCTTCTGTTACTTCCCTGAGGTGGAGTCAGAGCAAAGTCAACATCCTTCTCTCCTTCCACATCGAGGGAAAGGTATGCATGTGGAACACTAATGAGCCGGAAAAGCCACCACTGACCATCACCTATCACTGCCCCATGTGGTGCGGCATGTTTTTGCCCTCCAACGAGAACATTATCATGTGTTCCGGCAAGGCAATCTCTATTGAGTTAATCGACATCAAAACTGCTTTAGCCGAAAATGAGAAAACTATCTGCTCCAAGGTGGATCCGTTGCTCAAGGTTAAGTGGGCCAGCAAGTCCCTGAACTTGCCCTATGCTCCGGTTCTAACCAAGAACGATAAGAAGCGACAGCGGCGCAACCAACGTAATAGGGAATCTAGGGTGGAAGCTGAGGCTCCCAGCAAGAATGTGGAGAAGGCAAAGGAATCAGAGGCACCAGCGAGTGAGAACCTAACTAAGGACTCACTAGAAAATGAGACTCCGGTGGAGGAAATGCTGGAAGCACTCAGCCTGGACAAGAAGCAGCAATTAAATACCACAAAGGAGTGCTTAAAATGCAAGGAATTAGAGTCCAATAACCCGCCTGACAGTTTGCTTATT CATTCCCGCACCTGTCTCTACCTCGCTGGTAAGGAGCTCAACAAGAGCGCCCTTGAGAAGCTGGCCATTGTTCTGACTGAAGATGCGGCTAAGATAGACAAGTCAGTGCTTATATCCAAGCTATTTAGTACCAAAGTGACGGCCAAGAAGCTCATTTCCATAGAAT TAAGCAACCTTAAGCAGTCAAACACAAAGGACATATCCCCCCTTTCCCTAGTCATATCCACGTTCAAGCTGCGTGAGGAACTGGAGGAACATATGGCCAACAAGACTCTGACGGAGTGGCATCTTTCCGTAGCTCCTTCGGTGTCTTTTGC ACTCTGGCAGGACTGTTGCCGCGTGTATGCCAAGCAGATGGAGGAGAATGGTTACATCATGCACGCAGCCACTTACCTCCTTAGCTTGGGAATGCAGAAGGAAGCCATCGAACTGTTCCTGGCCAATGAGTATTACAAGGAGGCCCTGGTACATGCCCGAATTTGCTTGCCAGCCACAGATCCCATAATTAAAACCATTATTAACCGTTGGCTAGACCAACTGGAGGGCACAGGCAACTATGCAGCGGCGGCCCTAAT ATGCGTTTTGGACAACGAGATGCTGCGTGGCTATACCTTTTTGAGGAAGTTCCGCAACTGCACTCCCGAAATAGCCGATCTAATGGAGCAGATTAAGCGCATTGGGCAGCTGGGCGCAGTGCTGGATAGCTGTGCTCCGGCCGAACAACCTGAACAGAatggagctgcagctgctTGCGTTATAGAGGAGACAGAATAA
- the LOC108076767 gene encoding cilia- and flagella-associated protein 206, whose translation MPRHRTLVDIGHRIMKRFQQLDLDVGEEFIIFAVHLLARDLRRGLLKTDLDKPTACAINAFVNSIVDSYVDPKDCTMANMKMAWVMKKGVTIDLQYVKSQYEEKFQIELQVLIDDILQYPETCNKLQLDQLFAKMQVFIVACYNLGSPKNHVLLKLTAQALNSVIGRSDLQNYVLKKKYHRMEYLQRLAATVGGIVIYNNDGPDGDRENVRSVVDDLEMAQKNTNAAFRASMEQAVKMRSLCQAAVDDLIHIDHKEETLTYGVPLGHMDRLNQYTLTYCMMHRCLTTLNESYESTQYLVEVEQKRYTCVVAKINDALSMRTAIDSELIFPHFVYLSQVWGNLNNYLSHIVELNKLREQVEALVVDDLITMAKDTISELQALSQRIKKPKICAFEERIEAVKDLQTDGNFCNLAKADIKEFCSLALTVTNGLLLPAQVTRKLCSNVDITFGFRDPRYARFAELRFEPFIAGLRRVIFNSANLALLFKLDDDLIAQELQDLIVEPPKQSDFNGQTEMVITNDLTPSNWINVTWNAWDYHRETIHLANIRQRQTHDTQTKVSYGQRNAQNQTYNTRQHM comes from the exons atgcCGAGACACAGGACACTGGTGGACATTGGCCACCGCATCATGAAGCGCTTCCAACAACTGGACCTGGATGTGGGCGAGGAGTTCATCATCTTTGCCGTTCACCTGCTGGCCAGGGATTTGCGTCGGGGCCTGCTCAAAACAGACCTGGACAAGCCCACTGCCTGTGCCATTAACGCGTTTGTGAACAGCATTGTGGATAGCTACGTGGATCCCAAGGATTGCACCATGGCGAATATGAAGATGGCGTGGGTGATGAAGAAGGGCGTGACCATCGACCTGCAGTATGTCAAAAGCCAGTACGAGGAGAAGTTTCAGATAGAGCTGCAGGTGCTCATAGATGACATTCTTCAGTACCCGGAAACCTGCAACAAGCTGCAGCTGGACCAGCTCTTCGCGAAGATGCAGGTTTTCATCGTGGCCTGCTATAACTTGGGCTCGCCCAAGAATCATGTGCTGCTCAAGCTTACGGCCCAGGCTTTGAATAGCGTCATTGGACGCAGTGATCTGCAGAATTATGTTTTGAAGAAGAAATACCACAGAATGGAGTATTTGCAGCGTTTGGCAGCTACGGTGGGCGGGATCGTAATCTATAATAATGATGGCCCAGATGGAGATCGGGAGAATGTGAGAAGTG tGGTTGATGATCTTGAAATGGCCCAAAAGAACACAAATGCCGCCTTTAGAGCCAGCATGGAGCAGGCAGTCAAGATGCGATCCCTTTGCCAAGCGGCCGTCGATGATCTGATTCATATTGACCACAAGGAAGAGACCCTAACCTACGGAGTGCCTTTGGGGCATATGGATCGTCTAAATCAATACACCTTGACCTATTGCATGATGCATCGATGCTTGACCACCCTGAACGAGAGCTACGAGAGCACTCAGTACCTGGTCGAGGTGGAGCAGAAGCGCTACACCTGCGTGGTGGCCAAGATAAATGATGCGCTCTCAATGCGCACCGCAATTGATTCGGAATTGATCTTT CCACACTTTGTATACTTGTCCCAGGTATGGGGCAATCTCAACAACTATCTTAGTCACATTGTGGAGCTAAACAAACTGAGGGAGCAGGTGGAGGCGCTGGTTGTCGATGACTTGATTACCATGGCCAAGGACACGATTAGCGAGCTGCAGGCTTTGAGCCAGCGCATCAAAAAGCCCAAGATATGCGCTTTTGAGGAGAGAATAGAGGCCGTTAAGGACCTACAGACCGATGGAAACTTTTGCAACCTGGCCAAGGCAGACATTAAGGAGTTCTGCTCCTTAGCTCTGACCGTAACCAAtggcctgctgctgccggcaCAGGTGACCAGGAAATTGTGCTCCAATGTGGATATAACCTTTGGCTTTCGGGATCCCAGATATGCTAGGTTTGCCGAGCTTCGTTTCGAACCCTTTATCGCCGGCCTCCGAAGGGTTATCTTCAACAGTGCCAATCTGGCGCTGCTTTTCAAGCTAGATGATGATCTCATAGCCCAGGAGCTGCAGGATCTGATCGTCGAGCCCCCAAAACAAAGTGATTTCAATGGGCAAACGGAGATGGTCATCACCAACGACCTGACGCCATCCAACTGGATCAATGTCACGTGGAATGCGTGGGACTACCACAGGGAGACCATACACTTGGCCAACATACGCCAGCGGCAGACGCACGACACGCAGACCAAGGTCAGCTACGGGCAGCGAAACGCCCAGAATCAAACCTACAACACTCGACAGCACATGTGA